A window of Ipomoea triloba cultivar NCNSP0323 chromosome 2, ASM357664v1 contains these coding sequences:
- the LOC116006257 gene encoding plasma membrane ATPase 4, with product MAGRISLEAIKKENVDLEKVPLEEVFQQLHCTREGLTNEEAQQRLTIFGPNKLEEKKESKFLKFLGFMWNPLSWVMESAAIIAIALANGQGRPPDWQDFVGITSLLIINSTVSFIEENNAGNAAAALMAGLAPKTKVLRDGKWSEKDAAILVPGDIISIKLGDIIPADGRLLDGDPLKIDQSALTGESLPVTKQPGEEVYSGSTCKQGEIETVVIATGLHTFFGKAAHLVDSTNNVGHFQKVLTAIGNFCICSILVGIVIEIVVMYPIQHRRYRDGIDNLLVLLIGGIPIAMPTVLSVTMAIGSHRLSQQGAITKRMTAIEEMAGMDVLCSDKTGTLTLNKLTVDKSLIEVFTKDMDKDTVMLLAARSSRVENQDAIDTCMVGMLADPKEARAGIKEVHFLPFNPVDKRTAITYIDSNGNWHRVSKGAPEQIIELCDLKPDVKKKVNGIIEKFADRGLRSLGVAQQTVPEKNKDAKGGPWVFVGLLPLFDPPRHDSGETIKRALNLGVNVKMITGDQLAIAKETGRRLGMGTNMYPSTSLLGEDKDANVANIPVEELIEKADGFAGVFPEHKYEIVRKLQEMKHICGMTGDGVNDAPALKKADIGIAVDDATDAARSASDIVLTEPGLSVIVSAVLTSRAIFQRMKNYTIYAVSITIRIVLGFMLIALLWKFDFSPFMVLIIAILNDGTIMTISKDKVKPSPLPDSWKLKEIFATGVVLGTYLAVMTVIFFWAAYQSDFFTEHFGVRSIRHSYEELNSALYLQVSIVSQALIFVTRSRGWSFVERPGLLLLGAFFIAQLIATVIAVYANWEFARIKGIGWGWAGVIWLYSVIFYIPLDILKFGIKYALSNKAWNNMIDNKTAFTSKKDYGKEEREAQWASAQRTLHGLQAPTSNSGFADGSFKELSEIAEQARRRAEISRLRELHTLKGHVESVVKLKGLDIDTIQQHYTV from the exons ATGGCAGGCCGCATTAGCTTGGAGGCTATCAAGAAGGAGAATGTTGATCTT GAAAAAGTTCCGCTGGAGGAGGTGTTTCAACAATTGCATTGTACTAGGGAGGGGCTGACAAATGAAGAAGCACAGCAGAGGCTCACTATTTTCGGCCCGAACAAGCTCGAGGAGAAGAAGGAAAGCAAATTTCTCAAGTTCTTGGGGTTCATGTGGAATCCACTGTCGTGGGTGATGGAAAGTGCGGCTATAATCGCCATCGCCTTAGCAAACGGGCAGGGAAGGCCCCCGGACTGGCAAGATTTCGTTGGAATTACGTCCTTGCTCATCATCAACTCCACTGTCAGCTTTATTGAAGAGAACAATGCCGGCAACGCAGCTGCAGCGCTAATGGCGGGACTGGCGCCCAAGACGAAGGTGCTTAGGGATGGGAAATGGAGCGAGAAGGACGCGGCGATTCTGGTGCCGGGAGACATTATAAGCATCAAGCTGGGAGATATTATCCCTGCAGATGGCCGCCTTCTGGACGGCGATCCTTTAAAGATTGATCAGTCTGCACTTACCGGGGAGTCACTTCCGGTGACAAAGCAGCCAGGGGAAGAAGTGTATTCTGGTTCCACCTGTAAGCAGGGTGAAATAGAGACAGTTGTCATTGCAACTGGGCTGCATACCTTCTTTGGCAAGGCTGCTCATCTTGTTGACAGCACCAACAATGTTGGACACTTCCAGAAG GTGTTAACAGCAATTGGGAACTTCTGCATATGCTCAATTCTTGTGGGGATCGTGATAGAGATAGTAGTGATGTACCCAATTCAGCACAGGAGGTACAGAGATGGGATTGACAACCTGCTGGTTCTTCTCATTGGAGGGATCCCAATTGCCATGCCTACTGTGCTGTCTGTTACGATGGCCATTGGCTCCCACCGCCTCTCACAGCAAGGTGCCATCACCAAGAGGATGACTGCCATTGAAGAGATGGCTGGAATGGATGTTCTCTGCAGCGACAAAACCGGGACTCTTACCCTAAACAAACTCACAGTAGACAAATCTTTGATTGAGGTGTTCACCAAGGACATGGACAAGGACACTGTTATGCTTCTTGCAGCCAGGTCTTCCAGGGTGGAGAATCAGGATGCAATCGACACTTGTATGGTGGGAATGTTAGCAGATCCTAAGGAG GCAAGGGCAGGTATCAAAGAGGTGCATTTTCTACCATTTAACCCGGTGGATAAGCGTACAGCTATCACTTATATTGACTCCAATGGGAACTGGCACAGGGTCAGCAAAGGTGCACCCGAGCAG ATTATTGAGCTTTGTGACCTAAAACCGGATGTGAAGAAGAAGGTTAATGGCATCATTGAAAAGTTTGCAGACCGTGGCCTTCGCTCTCTTGGTGTTGCTCAACAGACAGTACCTGAGAAGAACAAGGACGCTAAGGGAGGGCCTTGGGTCTTTGTAGGCCTCTTGCCTCTGTTTGATCCTCCAAGACATGACAGTGGTGAGACCATCAAGCGTGCCCTTAACCTCGGTGTCAATGTGAAGATGATCACTGGCGATCAGCTCGCCATTGCCAAGGAGACAGGGCGACGATTGGGGATGGGAACCAACATGTATCCTTCCACCTCCCTGCTCGGGGAAGACAAGGATGCAAATGTTGCCAACATTCCTGTTGAGGAGCTAATCGAGAAGGCTGATGGGTTTGCTGGAGTGTTCCCAGAGCACAAGTACGAGATTGTGAGGAAGCTCCAGGAAATGAAGCACATCTGTGGCATGACTGGAGATGGTGTGAACGACGCCCCTGCATTGAAGAAGGCAGACATAGGAATCGCTGTGGACGATGCAACAGACGCTGCCCGGAGTGCATCCGACATAGTCCTCACCGAGCCCGGGCTGAGCGTGATCGTCAGTGCTGTGTTGACAAGCAGAGCAATTTTCCAAAGAATGAAGAACTACACCATTTATGCTGTCTCCATCACCATTCGTATCGTCCTTGGTTTCATGCTCATTGCTCTTCTCTGGAAGTTCGATTTCTCGCCCTTCATGGTTCTCATCATTGCCATTCTTAACGACGGAACCATCATGACCATTTCCAAGGATAAAGTCAAGCCTTCCCCCTTGCCTGACTCATGGAAACTCAAAGAAATCTTTGCCACTGGCGTTGTTCTTGGCACTTACCTAGCAGTCATGACAGTCATTTTCTTCTGGGCTGCTTATCAGTCAGATTTCTTCACT GAACACTTCGGGGTAAGATCAATCAGGCACTCCTACGAGGAACTGAACTCAGCACTCTACCTTCAAGTCAGTATTGTGAGTCAGGCGCTCATCTTTGTCACAAGGTCCAGGGGCTGGTCCTTCGTGGAACGACCTGGTTTGTTGCTGCTAGGTGCCTTTTTCATTGCCCAGCTGATTGCCACCGTGATTGCTGTGTATGCAAACTGGGAATTCGCGAGAATCAAAGGCATCGGCTGGGGCTGGGCGGGCGTAATCTGGCTTTACAGCGTCATTTTCTACATTCCACTGGACATATTGAAGTTTGGCATCAAATATGCATTGAGTAACAAAGCCTGGAATAATATGATAGATAACAAG ACTGCTTTCACATCAAAGAAGGATTatggaaaagaagaaagagaggCACAGTGGGCTTCAGCTCAACGCACATTGCACGGCCTCCAGGCTCCAACCAGCAACTCTGGCTTCGCCGACGGGAGCTTCAAGGAGCTGTCTGAAATCGCAGAACAGGCAAGGcgacgtgcagaaatttcaag